From a region of the Gossypium raimondii isolate GPD5lz chromosome 10, ASM2569854v1, whole genome shotgun sequence genome:
- the LOC105775247 gene encoding protein LYK2, producing MFMSQSITVFQWIGDASGHRIQRRLSGTVVGLSKSEPNLHFPETSILIISAPKGKPRMWNVGVYIALTIAIFGAIIAVAAAAVVFVIRLKRKEKPNLSSIDSDMELQQLGFSVRTAASDKKVSFEGSQEGLDHVHLTPRKGLLELYTIEELKKATEDFNPGNQIQGKVYHGRLNGKNMAIKLIKTEHVSNVEVRLFSDATHQHPNIIRLLGTCVTEGSSSFLVFEYAKNGSLKDWLHGGLAMKNQFIASCYCFLTWKQRLRISRDVAVALQYMHQVMNPSYIHRNIKSKNIFLDEDFNAKVGDFGIRNSSVEDETKYPDVSTNPATWNLGYLAPEYLHQGVVSPAVDIFAYGVVLLEILSGKTPITRPDNKGGANVWLSEKIKTILVSENKDELRQWMDCALGENYWFDTALTMANLARACTEEDPCLRPNAGEIVEKLSRLMDESPEDEHMLICESSCKPLVNSSTNNSSE from the exons ATGTTTATGTCTCAATCCATAACAGTGTTTCAATGGATTGGTGATGCCTCCGGCCATCGAATACAACGCCGCTTATCTGGAACTGTTGTTGGTCTGAGTAAAAG TGAACCAAACCTGCATTTTCCTGAAACCAGCATCCTCATTATTAGTGCACCCAAGGGAAAGCCAAGGATGTGGAATGTAGGAGTTTATATTGCTTTAACTATTGCTATATTTGGAGCTATCATTGCGGTTGCGGCGGCAGCGGTGGTCTTCGTGATCCGACTGAAGAGGAAGGAGAAGCCAAACTTAAGCAGCATTGATTCAGATATGGAGCTGCAGCAACTTGGTTTCAGTGTAAGAACAGCAGCAAGTGATAAGAAAGTATCTTTTGAGGGTTCCCAGGAAGGTTTAGATCATGTTCATCTTACGCCTCGAAAGGGGTTGCTGGAGTTATACACCATTGAAGAGCTGAAGAAAGCCACTGAGGATTTTAATCCCGGTAATCAGATCCAGGGAAAGGTGTATCATGGTCGTCTCAATGGGAAAAACATGGCTATAAAGCTCATTAAAACTGAACATGTTTCAAACGTTGAAGTTAGACTCTTCAGTGATGCAACTCACCAGCATCCCAACATAATTAGACTGCTGGGGACCTGTGTGACTGAGGGTTCGAGTTCGTTTTTGGTTTTCGAATACGCTAAGAATGGTTCCTTGAAAGACTGGTTACATGGTGGATTGGCAATGAAAAACCAGTTCATTGCTTCTTGTTATTGCTTTTTGACATGGAAGCAAAGGTTAAGGATCAGTCGTGATGTAGCAGTGGCATTACAGTACATGCACCAGGTTATGAATCCAAGCTATATTCATAGAAATATAAAGAGCAAAAACATCTTCCTGGATGAAGATTTTAATGCAAAGGTTGGTGATTTCGGTATTCGAAACAGTAGTGTTGAAGATGAAACCAAGTATCCTGATGTTTCAACTAATCCAGCCACTTGGAACTTGGGCTACTTGGCTCCTGAATATCTTCATCAAGGTGTGGTTTCACCAGCTGTTGACATTTTCGCTTATGGGGTAGTTTTGCTTGAGATTTTGTCTGGGAAGACACCCATAACCAGACCAGACAACAAGGGAGGGGCCAATGTTTGGCTGTCTGAGAAAATCAAGACCATTTTGGTGTCTGAAAATAAAGATGAGCTAAGACAATGGATGGACTGTGCATTAGGGGAGAATTACTGGTTTGATACAGCTTTGACAATGGCAAATCTTGCGAGAGCTTGCACTGAAGAAGACCCTTGTTTGAGACCCAATGCTGGAGAGATCGTAGAGAAGTTATCAAGATTGATGGATGAATCTCCTGAAGATGAACATATGTTGATCTGTGAAAGCTCTTGCAAACCTCTGGTAAATTCATCAACAAACAATTCCTCTGAATGA
- the LOC105777003 gene encoding uncharacterized protein LOC105777003, whose protein sequence is MLGSSAKIRRGPTVHVDYLIHIQEIKPWPPSQSLRSVRSVLIQWENGERSSGSTKTVLPTVGSVAVEGKIEFNESFKLPVNLVKDMSIKGKDADVFMKNVLEFNLYEPRREKIQLLGTAIVDLGEYGVIKETLEVTAPVNSKRSLSNTAQPILFIKIDRIYKGRNSASSSRGSLLLERKESGTVSSLMDDEYAEEAEVASFTDDDVSSHSSHTVSSSTLESNGGSHPQNEENGPVSQIDCKGDARGASSENSVDTRASASDSYSSNSPVRDNIVIHKVHSSSSLPNDNTQDATNTSMRSDDCEDLSQKVHEMVANKGTMVTCDVQSTEGTSDSSKAKMAGSAKSPQVDKLESVDFSDSIVDGEDDRKAQRNGKVSSKEASAADDAYDNSREGNSGYNWQENGHEGQYWEAKKYSTEDEQLNIHSQENSSSQGNLGTKSDALKSDRLKHVKSVRSSSDSVRSNGLVSDNQHAELKEAGVLGDAQHGPGTLINKSSNGSKDAKVYPKDTRSAILDNKIQQLENKIMMLEGELREAAAIEAALFSIVAEHGSSMNKVHAPARRLSRLYLHACKEGFQSRRASAARSAVSGLALVAKACGNDVPRLTFWLSNSVVLRAIISESIGDMGLQLSAGPMEGNGGGKEKKHVSSPLKWIETSPGRKENKLISYGSFSDWDSPLAFTSALEKVEAWIFSRIIESVWWQTLTPHMQSEAREEVDIGISSASGKSYGRVSSASDQDQMNFSLDHWKKAFKDACERLCPVRAAGHDCGCLHLLSRLIMEQCVARLDVAMFNAVLRDSGDEIPTDPVSDPISDLLVLPVPAGKASFGAGAQLKNAIGNWSRWLTDLFGIDDEIDQDGSDERQDTSIKSFYLLNALSDLMMLPKDMLLSKPIREEVCPTFGATLIKRVLDNFVPDEFCPDPVPDVVLEALEAEDPAEAREGFVTSFPYVASPPIYSPPSATSVASIIGEVGSQSQLRRSRSSVLRKSYTSDDELDELNSPLASIFNDGFRSSPVQSKPIWISKGNNYQNAIRYELLRDVWMKSE, encoded by the exons ATGCTTGGTTCAAGTGCGAAGATTCGGAGAGGGCCAACTGTTCATGTTGATTATCTAATCCACATTCAAGAGATTAAACCTTGGCCTCCATCGCAGTCACTGAGATCAGTTCGTTCTGTACTGATTCAGTGGGAAAATGGTGAACGTAGTTCGGGGTCTACGAAAACTGTTTTGCCAACTGTTGGTTCTGTTGCTGTTGAGGGAAAAATCGAGTTTAATGAGTCATTTAAGTTACCTGTGAACCTAGTGAAGGACATGTCTATTAAAGGCAAGGATGCTGATGTTTTCATGAAGAATGTCTTAGAATTTAACTTGTATGAGCCTCGAAGGGAAAAGATTCAGTTGTTAGGTACTGCTATTGTGGATTTGGGGGAATATGGTGTTATTAAAGAGACACTAGAGGTTACCGCTCCGGTGAACAGCAAGAGGAGCCTAAGTAACACTGCTCAgccaattttatttattaaaattgatcgAATTTATAAGGGTCGAAACAGTGCTTCATCATCAAGAGGCAGCCTCTTGCTGGAGAGGAAAGAAAGCGGGACTGTTTCGTCTCTGATGGATGATGAGTATGCCGAGGAAGCTGAGGTTGCTTCATTTACCGATGATGATGTTTCCTCACACTCATCTCATACCGTTTCTTCTTCAACTTTGGAATCTAATGGAGGTTCGCATCCTCAAAATGAAGAG AATGGACCAGTCAGTCAAATTGATTGCAAGGGAGATGCCAGAGGGGCTTCATCTGAGAACTCAGTAGATACTCGTGCTTCGGCATCTGACTCTTATAGTTCCAATTCTCCTGTACGAGATAATATTGTTATCCATAAAGTTCACTCTTCATCATCCTTGCCTAATGACAATACACAGGATGCAACCAATACCAGCATGAGAAGTGATGATTGTGAAGATTTATCTCAGAAGGTTCATGAAATGGTTGCCAACAAGGGAACCATGGTTACATGCGATGTTCAAAGTACTGAAGGTACATCTGATAGTTCTAAGGCCAAAATGGCAGGCTCCGCTAAGAGTCCTCAAGTTGATAAGCTTGAATCTGTAGATTTTAGTGATTCTATTGTTGATGGAGAAGATGATAGGAAAGCtcaaagaaatggaaaagtttCCTCTAAGGAAGCTTCAGCTGCTGATGACGCATATGATAATTCTCGGGAAGGAAACTCAGGATATAATTGGCAAGAAAATGGACATGAAGGTCAATACTGGGAAGCGAAAAAGTATTCTACTGAAGATGAGCAATTGAATATTCATTCACAAGAAAACTCTTCAAGCCAAGGGAATCTTGGAACAAAGTCCGATGCCCTAAAAAGTGATAGACTAAAGCATGTGAAGTCTGTTCGATCTTCATCTGACTCAGTTAGGAGCAATGGGTTGGTGAGCGATAACCAGCATGCAGAATTGAAGGAGGCTGGTGTTTTGGGGGATGCGCAGCACGGGCCTGGGACCTTAATAAACAAATCAAGCAATGGAAGTAAAGATGCTAAGGTATACCCAAAGGACACGAGAAGTGCCATATTGGATAACAAAATACAGCAGTTGGAAAACAAGATAATGATGCTTGAGGGAGAACTAAGAGAAGCTGCTGCCATTGAAGCTGCCCTTTTCTCAATAGTTGCTGAGCATGGAAGCTCCATGAATAAGGTGCATGCTCCAGCTCGGCGCCTTTCTAGGCTGTATCTTCATGCTTGTAAGGAAGGCTTCCAATCAAGGAGAGCAAGTGCAGCTAGAAGTGCTGTTTCTGGGCTTGCTCTGGTTGCAAAAGCATGTGGAAATGATGTTCCAAG GTTGACATTTTGGTTGTCAAACTCTGTTGTACTGCGAGCAATTATAAGTGAAAGTATTGGAGATATGGGGTTACAACTTTCTGCTGGACCCATGGAAGGAAATGGAGGTGGAAAGGAGAAAaaacatgtatcatcaccattgAAATGGATAGAAACCTCTCCtggaagaaaggaaaataaacttatctCATATGGAAGTTTTAGTGACTGGGACAGCCCACTTGCCTTTACTTCCGCCCTGGAAAAGGTTGAAGCATGGATCTTTTCTAGAATCATCGAATCCGTCTGGTGGCAG ACCCTCACTCCACATATGCAATCGGAAGCTAGAGAAGAAGTTGATATAGGTATCAGCTCTGCCTCAGGTAAAAGCTATGGTAGGGTATCTAGTGCAAGTGATCAAGACCAAATGAACTTTTCGTTAGATCATTGGAAGAAGGCTTTCAAGGATGCGTGTGAAAGACTTTGCCCAGTTCGAGCTGCGGGGCATGACTGTGGCTGCTTGCATTTGCTGTCTAgattg ATAATGGAGCAATGCGTGGCTAGGCTAGATGTGGCTATGTTCAATGCTGTTCTTCGTGATTCTGGTGATGAGATCCCTACTGATCCCGTGTCTGATCCCATTAGTGATCTTCTAGTACTTCCGGTCCCAGCTGGTAAAGCAAGTTTTGGTGCTGGTGCACAACTGAAAAATGCG ATTGGAAACTGGTCTCGATGGTTGACTGACCTCTTCGGTATCGACGATGAGATCGACCAGGATGGCAGTGACGAGCGACAAGACACATCCATAAAGTCTTTCTATCTCCTTAATGCATTGAGCGATCTCATGATGCTTCCTAAGGACATGCTTCTGAGTAAACCTATCAGGGAAGAG GTATGTCCAACATTTGGTGCAACATTGATCAAGAGAGTTCTTGACAACTTTGTCCCAGACGAGTTTTGCCCTGATCCGGTTCCAGATGTTGTGCTTGAAGCCCTGGAGGCTGAG GATCCTGCCGAAGCCAGGGAAGGGTTTGTCACAAGCTTTCCCTATGTTGCATCTCCTCCAATTTATTCACCGCCTTCTGCAACATCTGTTGCTAGCATCATTGGTGAAGTTGGTAGCCAATCTCAGCTGAGAAGAAGTCGGTCATCGGTCCTCAGAAAATCATACACAAGCGACGATGAGCTTGATGAATTGAATTCACCCTTGGCTTCAATCTTCAATGATGGCTTCCGATCCTCACCTGTTCAATCGAAACCTATCTGGATATCGAAGGGGAACAACTACCAAAATGCTATTAGATATGAACTCCTAAGAGATGTATGGATGAAATCTGAATGA